The proteins below come from a single Pieris brassicae chromosome 1, ilPieBrab1.1, whole genome shotgun sequence genomic window:
- the LOC123707865 gene encoding nuclear RNA export factor 1 — MPKRGGGRPRNNWKNGAPSCFEHDDRIHHTGRRVMFKQSQNKGKNNKFKNWNDAKILFDDDVDMGASGNAQNRRGAYRGRGGRLGSPPPRPSQHKKKFITGVLPWYQITIPYGAKHEKDVILKVLLSHISPEVFIPHYFKIEGNSAIFYVDDVKVAEKLFHADRKITMPNGFKLVVIVRNAVPRINITDDMKEKMKLAMAKRYNPTTKALDLTKFHADPDLVDVFCALFRPIIMLAAVDIIAENIPDLEALNLNDNKLHGLEHLKILATKFKNLKILYMGDNRIPSVAPLEALKALPLVELYLKGNPLVNRFNDNETYKSEVRRKFPKLTRLDGDELPPPIGFDIPDDVSLPPAQQSFLVDPNGQELIKEFLKQYFAIYDSESRQPLLDAYHESATCSLAASYLNTDSRNSNSTNKLNTYMVNSRNLMRITDRDHRRRYLKTGKLQVVSLLSELPKTTHDLMGFAVDLVIFNPNMVVLTMNGVFREIMTTGTPLRSFHRTFVIVPNNSGGFCILNDMYFVTNATKEQEDKAFSTSTPASVPTPTTTPAAPAIPAIPAVTPAAQPVAGTSQEDTQKMMLNMLSQQTGMNEHWSINCLQETGWDYQRALFIFNQLQSEGKIPQEAFVK; from the exons ATGCCTAAACGTGGAGGAGGAAGACCAAGAAATAATTGGAAAAATGGTGCTCCTAGTTGCTTTG aacATGACGACCGCATTCACCACACTGGAAGGCGAGTTATGTTCAAACAAAGTCAAAACAAAGGAAAAAACAACAAGTTTAAAAATTGGAATGATGCTAAAATACTATTTGATGATGATGTTGATATGGGAGCATCTGGTAATGCACAAAATAGAAGAGGTGCTTACAGAGGTAGAGGAGGTCGACTTGGGTCTCCACCACCACGGCCATCCCAGCACAAAAAGAAATTCATAACTGGAGTCCTGCCATGGTACCAAATAACTATACCCTATGGAGCTAAACATGAAAAGgatgttatattaaaagttcTGCTAAGTCACATATCACCAGAAGTGTTTATACCACACTACTTCAAGATTGAAGGAAATTCCGCAATATTCTATGTGGATGATGTTAAGGTTGCTGAAAAGTTATTTCATGCAGATCGAAAGATAACAATGCCTAATGGTTTCAAGTTGGTGGTTATTGTTCGCAATGCAGTACCAAGAATTAATATTACTGAtgatatgaaagaaaaaatgaaGTTGGCTATGGCTAAACGCTATAACCCAACAACAAAGGCTCTAGATTTAACGAAATTCCATGCAGATCCTG ATCTTGTGGATGTATTCTGTGCACTTTTTCGTCCGATCATTATGTTGGCTGCAGTGGATATAATTGCTGAAAATATACCAGATTTGGaagctttaaatttaaatgataataagCTACATGGACTTGAACATTTAAAGATATTAGccacgaaatttaaaaatttgaaaattttatatatgggTGACAATCGG atACCATCAGTGGCTCCACTAGAAGCGTTAAAGGCTCTTCCGCTAGTTGAACTATATCTTAAAGGAAACCCCCTTGTGAACAGGTTCAATGATAATGAAACCTACAAAAG TGAGGTCCGGCGGAAGTTTCCGAAGCTGACGCGATTG GACGGCGATGAACTACCACCGCCAATTGGTTTCGACATACCGGACGACGTATCACTGCCACCAGCACAACAATCATTCCTCGTTGACCCCAACGGCCAAGAACTTATCAAAGAATTCCTAAAGCAATATTTCGCGATATACGATTCAGAATCGCGACAGCCATTACTCGATGCTTATCATGAATCGGCGACTTGTTCGCTGGCAGCCAGTTACTTGAACACGGACAGCCGGAACAGCAATTCAACTAATAA GCTCAACACATACATGGTGAACAGTCGTAACCTAATGAGAATAACAGACAGAGATCACAGAAGAAGATATCTCAAAACAGGCAAATTGCAAGTTGTGTCGCTGCTCTCTGAGTTACCAAAGACCACTCATGATTTAATGGGCTTTGCTGTtgatttagttatatttaat CCAAATATGGTAGTACTAACAATGAATGGAGTATTCAGAGAAATAATGACGACGGGGACACCTCTCCGATCCTTCCATCGGACATTTGTGATTGTTCCGAATAATTCGGGTGGATTCTGCATACTTAATGATATGTATTTCGTAACAAATGCTACTAAAGAGCAG gAAGACAAAGCGTTTTCAACATCAACACCAGCTTCAGTGCCCACTCCAACTACAACGCCCGCTGCTCCCGCTATTCCCGCTATTCCCGCTGTGACGCCAGCAGCGCAACCCGTTGCCGGTACTTCGCAGGAAGACACGCAGAAGATGATGCTAAACATGCTCAGCCAACAGACTGGCATGAATGAACATTGGAGTATAAA CTGTCTTCAAGAAACGGGTTGGGATTACCAGCgggcattatttattttcaaccaACTGCAATCTGAAGGAAAAATACCTCAAGAAGCGTTTGTGAAGTGA